One segment of Podarcis muralis chromosome 17, rPodMur119.hap1.1, whole genome shotgun sequence DNA contains the following:
- the PORCN gene encoding protein-serine O-palmitoleoyltransferase porcupine isoform X3, whose translation MLFHEELPRMLVAPWSKPQSLGVADQKVSGSNPHDGAAAMATFTQEEFYQQLLSGCVLPTAQQGFEQVWTLLLLCLVCRLLWRLALPSYIKHLSTVASGFYALYHFFQLQMVWVVLLSLLCYLVLFLCRHSTQRGVLLSITILIYLLMGEMHMVDTVSWHKMRGAQMIVAMKAVSLGFDLDRGEVPAIPSPVEFMGYIYFIGTVIFGPWFRFRTYQQAVESRRMSFSWLQKVCLSFFLCLLCLIMSTCVAPYLFSYLIPLYSYKLLRKDLTVSRPLNVELPRSMVEVVTNWNLPMSRWLNSYVFKNSLKLGTFSAIIVTYAASALLHGLSFHLAAVLLSLGFITYIEHVLRKRLAVIFDACILSKRCPPGCSHRHNTSLWVYLLNLLFGALAIFHLSYLGSLFDMDADDSVEEQGYGMSYTMHKWSELSWASHWATFASWVFYRLIS comes from the exons ATGCTGTTCCATGAAGAGCTTCCTAGGATGCtggtggcgccgtggtctaaaccacagagcctaggggttgccgatcagaaggtcagcggttcaaatcctcacgacggg gcTGCGGCCATGGCCACATTCACCCAGGAAGAGTTCTACCAGCAGCTTCTGAGCGGCTGCGTGTTGCCTACTGCTCAGCAAGGCTTTGAGCAGGTCTGGACACTCCTGCTCTTGTGCCTCGTGTGCCGTCTCCTCTGGAGACTGG CTCTGCCATCCTACATCAAGCACCTGAGCACAGTTGCCAGCGGCTTCTATGCCCTCTACCACTTCTTCCAGCTGCAGATGGTCTGGGTCGTCCTCCTCAGCCTCCTGTGCTACCTGGTGCTGTTCCTGTGTCGCCACTCAACCCAGCGCGGCGTCCTCCTCTCCATCACCATCCTCATCTACTTGCTCATGGG GGAGATGCACATGGTGGACACCGTGAGCTGGCATAAGATGAGAG GTGCCCAGATGATTGTGGCAATGAAGGCCGTGTCGTTGGGCTTTGATCTGGACCGGGGCGAGGTGCCAGCCATCCCCTCCCCAGTAGAGTTCATGGGATATATCTACTTCATTGGGACTGTCATCTTTGGACCCTGGTTCCGCTTCCGCACCTACCAGCAGGCCGTGGAAAGCAGGAGAATG AGCTTCTCCTGGCTCCAGAAGGTCTGCCTGAGCTTCTTCCTCTGCCTTCTGTGCCTCATCATGTCCACTTGTGTGGCCCCCTATCTCTTCTCTTACTTGATACCCCTCTACAGCTACAAGCTACTCAGGAA GGATCTGACAGTGTCTCGCCCATTGAACGTGGAGCTGCCCCGTTCCATGGTGGAGGTTGTCACCAACTGGAACCTGCCCATGTCCCGATGGCTGAACTCCT ATGTCTTCAAGAACTCCCTGAAACTGGGCACCTTTTCAGCAATCATTGTAACCTATGCAGCTAGTGCCCTCCTACAT gGGCTGAGCTTCCACCTGGCGGCTGTGCTGCTCTCCCTGGGGTTTATCACTTACATTGAACACG TTCTCCGGAAGAGACTCGCCGTCATCTTTGATGCCTGCATACTTTCTAAGAGGTGCCCGCCAGGGTGTTCACATCGCCACAACACG AGTCTTTGGGTTTACCTCCTCAACCTGCTCTTTGGAGCGCTCGCCATTTTCCACTTGTCCTACCTCGGCTCGTTATTTGACATGGATGCAGACGACTCCGTGGAAGAGCAG GGCTACGGGATGTCCTACACCATGCACAAATGGTCTGAGCTGAGCTGGGCCAGCCACTGGGCAACCTTCGCCTCCTGGGTCTTCTACCGCCTCATCAGCTGA
- the PORCN gene encoding protein-serine O-palmitoleoyltransferase porcupine isoform X1 — protein sequence MLFHEELPRMLVAPWSKPQSLGVADQKVSGSNPHDGAAAMATFTQEEFYQQLLSGCVLPTAQQGFEQVWTLLLLCLVCRLLWRLALPSYIKHLSTVASGFYALYHFFQLQMVWVVLLSLLCYLVLFLCRHSTQRGVLLSITILIYLLMGEMHMVDTVSWHKMRGAQMIVAMKAVSLGFDLDRGEVPAIPSPVEFMGYIYFIGTVIFGPWFRFRTYQQAVESRRMSFSWLQKVCLSFFLCLLCLIMSTCVAPYLFSYLIPLYSYKLLRNWLRAYESASSFHFSNYFVGFLSETTATLAGSGFTEEKDNLKWDLTVSRPLNVELPRSMVEVVTNWNLPMSRWLNSYVFKNSLKLGTFSAIIVTYAASALLHGLSFHLAAVLLSLGFITYIEHVLRKRLAVIFDACILSKRCPPGCSHRHNTSLWVYLLNLLFGALAIFHLSYLGSLFDMDADDSVEEQGYGMSYTMHKWSELSWASHWATFASWVFYRLIS from the exons ATGCTGTTCCATGAAGAGCTTCCTAGGATGCtggtggcgccgtggtctaaaccacagagcctaggggttgccgatcagaaggtcagcggttcaaatcctcacgacggg gcTGCGGCCATGGCCACATTCACCCAGGAAGAGTTCTACCAGCAGCTTCTGAGCGGCTGCGTGTTGCCTACTGCTCAGCAAGGCTTTGAGCAGGTCTGGACACTCCTGCTCTTGTGCCTCGTGTGCCGTCTCCTCTGGAGACTGG CTCTGCCATCCTACATCAAGCACCTGAGCACAGTTGCCAGCGGCTTCTATGCCCTCTACCACTTCTTCCAGCTGCAGATGGTCTGGGTCGTCCTCCTCAGCCTCCTGTGCTACCTGGTGCTGTTCCTGTGTCGCCACTCAACCCAGCGCGGCGTCCTCCTCTCCATCACCATCCTCATCTACTTGCTCATGGG GGAGATGCACATGGTGGACACCGTGAGCTGGCATAAGATGAGAG GTGCCCAGATGATTGTGGCAATGAAGGCCGTGTCGTTGGGCTTTGATCTGGACCGGGGCGAGGTGCCAGCCATCCCCTCCCCAGTAGAGTTCATGGGATATATCTACTTCATTGGGACTGTCATCTTTGGACCCTGGTTCCGCTTCCGCACCTACCAGCAGGCCGTGGAAAGCAGGAGAATG AGCTTCTCCTGGCTCCAGAAGGTCTGCCTGAGCTTCTTCCTCTGCCTTCTGTGCCTCATCATGTCCACTTGTGTGGCCCCCTATCTCTTCTCTTACTTGATACCCCTCTACAGCTACAAGCTACTCAGGAA CTGGCTTCGGGCTTACGAGAGCGCTAGCTCCTTCCACTTCAGCAACTATTTTGTGGGCTTTCTGTCCGAAACAACGGCCACGTTGGCAGGGTCTGGCTTCACGGAGGAGAAAGACAACCTGAAATG GGATCTGACAGTGTCTCGCCCATTGAACGTGGAGCTGCCCCGTTCCATGGTGGAGGTTGTCACCAACTGGAACCTGCCCATGTCCCGATGGCTGAACTCCT ATGTCTTCAAGAACTCCCTGAAACTGGGCACCTTTTCAGCAATCATTGTAACCTATGCAGCTAGTGCCCTCCTACAT gGGCTGAGCTTCCACCTGGCGGCTGTGCTGCTCTCCCTGGGGTTTATCACTTACATTGAACACG TTCTCCGGAAGAGACTCGCCGTCATCTTTGATGCCTGCATACTTTCTAAGAGGTGCCCGCCAGGGTGTTCACATCGCCACAACACG AGTCTTTGGGTTTACCTCCTCAACCTGCTCTTTGGAGCGCTCGCCATTTTCCACTTGTCCTACCTCGGCTCGTTATTTGACATGGATGCAGACGACTCCGTGGAAGAGCAG GGCTACGGGATGTCCTACACCATGCACAAATGGTCTGAGCTGAGCTGGGCCAGCCACTGGGCAACCTTCGCCTCCTGGGTCTTCTACCGCCTCATCAGCTGA
- the PORCN gene encoding protein-serine O-palmitoleoyltransferase porcupine isoform X2, with protein sequence MATFTQEEFYQQLLSGCVLPTAQQGFEQVWTLLLLCLVCRLLWRLALPSYIKHLSTVASGFYALYHFFQLQMVWVVLLSLLCYLVLFLCRHSTQRGVLLSITILIYLLMGEMHMVDTVSWHKMRGAQMIVAMKAVSLGFDLDRGEVPAIPSPVEFMGYIYFIGTVIFGPWFRFRTYQQAVESRRMSFSWLQKVCLSFFLCLLCLIMSTCVAPYLFSYLIPLYSYKLLRNWLRAYESASSFHFSNYFVGFLSETTATLAGSGFTEEKDNLKWDLTVSRPLNVELPRSMVEVVTNWNLPMSRWLNSYVFKNSLKLGTFSAIIVTYAASALLHGLSFHLAAVLLSLGFITYIEHVLRKRLAVIFDACILSKRCPPGCSHRHNTSLWVYLLNLLFGALAIFHLSYLGSLFDMDADDSVEEQGYGMSYTMHKWSELSWASHWATFASWVFYRLIS encoded by the exons ATGGCCACATTCACCCAGGAAGAGTTCTACCAGCAGCTTCTGAGCGGCTGCGTGTTGCCTACTGCTCAGCAAGGCTTTGAGCAGGTCTGGACACTCCTGCTCTTGTGCCTCGTGTGCCGTCTCCTCTGGAGACTGG CTCTGCCATCCTACATCAAGCACCTGAGCACAGTTGCCAGCGGCTTCTATGCCCTCTACCACTTCTTCCAGCTGCAGATGGTCTGGGTCGTCCTCCTCAGCCTCCTGTGCTACCTGGTGCTGTTCCTGTGTCGCCACTCAACCCAGCGCGGCGTCCTCCTCTCCATCACCATCCTCATCTACTTGCTCATGGG GGAGATGCACATGGTGGACACCGTGAGCTGGCATAAGATGAGAG GTGCCCAGATGATTGTGGCAATGAAGGCCGTGTCGTTGGGCTTTGATCTGGACCGGGGCGAGGTGCCAGCCATCCCCTCCCCAGTAGAGTTCATGGGATATATCTACTTCATTGGGACTGTCATCTTTGGACCCTGGTTCCGCTTCCGCACCTACCAGCAGGCCGTGGAAAGCAGGAGAATG AGCTTCTCCTGGCTCCAGAAGGTCTGCCTGAGCTTCTTCCTCTGCCTTCTGTGCCTCATCATGTCCACTTGTGTGGCCCCCTATCTCTTCTCTTACTTGATACCCCTCTACAGCTACAAGCTACTCAGGAA CTGGCTTCGGGCTTACGAGAGCGCTAGCTCCTTCCACTTCAGCAACTATTTTGTGGGCTTTCTGTCCGAAACAACGGCCACGTTGGCAGGGTCTGGCTTCACGGAGGAGAAAGACAACCTGAAATG GGATCTGACAGTGTCTCGCCCATTGAACGTGGAGCTGCCCCGTTCCATGGTGGAGGTTGTCACCAACTGGAACCTGCCCATGTCCCGATGGCTGAACTCCT ATGTCTTCAAGAACTCCCTGAAACTGGGCACCTTTTCAGCAATCATTGTAACCTATGCAGCTAGTGCCCTCCTACAT gGGCTGAGCTTCCACCTGGCGGCTGTGCTGCTCTCCCTGGGGTTTATCACTTACATTGAACACG TTCTCCGGAAGAGACTCGCCGTCATCTTTGATGCCTGCATACTTTCTAAGAGGTGCCCGCCAGGGTGTTCACATCGCCACAACACG AGTCTTTGGGTTTACCTCCTCAACCTGCTCTTTGGAGCGCTCGCCATTTTCCACTTGTCCTACCTCGGCTCGTTATTTGACATGGATGCAGACGACTCCGTGGAAGAGCAG GGCTACGGGATGTCCTACACCATGCACAAATGGTCTGAGCTGAGCTGGGCCAGCCACTGGGCAACCTTCGCCTCCTGGGTCTTCTACCGCCTCATCAGCTGA